Within the Gigantopelta aegis isolate Gae_Host chromosome 8, Gae_host_genome, whole genome shotgun sequence genome, the region cacaatctaattaaaattagctccactattacatgtggatctaacaccagccagttggagctcatgtccaccaatcaaaaccttacttgcagaatcctgccagtgatttaaaaataatttgaaaacatagcgaattatcctgagggtatacgacatgtttcgtgttaATTACGAAtgctttaaaacatgttttattttataaaataaataatttgtaatgtaaaactgaagactgatttagttaggttttttttataaataaataaataatttttaatgtaaaattgaagactgataatccaccccgtacgtattgctatggttcgctgtactgcagccactaaaatagactagcccgatatttttagaatttgtatgctcccaaataacgttataaaaggcgaagtgtgattggtcaatatttaaattattatttacagacgaaatgttacctggacattggggactgcGCAGTGTTGTtcgcaatccgattaaaattagttctactggtctaaattaGGCATTCGttattcacatgaaacatatgtataccctcaggataattcgctatgttttcaaattatttttaaatcactggcaggattctgcaagtaaggttttgattggtggacatgagctccaactggctggtgttagatccatatgtaatagtggagctaattttaattagattgatttttACACTACGCGAAATCGTTTCTTATTTGTGCCAAAACTTATACCGCGAGCAGATAAATGATAAATTGTGAGTGTGCTCCTTTAACAAAGAATACAGACCAAGGAACACACAAAACTACGATGCCATCTTTTTGTTTCGTATTTCTTAATTTGTTGTCGTCACGTCTAAACCTACCAGTTTGTCACAACAATGTAGAATAAGACAGAAGTCGAGAGATTTAGAAACCGCAAAAACGAGAACAGCAAAATTCACGTCGAAccggaaataaataaataccctCCTTCCGTAGCAACCACTGACAATCACGTGATGTCGAGGCGACAGACAATCACGTGACGTTGAAGCTATTATTATCTGGCGCTGTCAATACGATTTCTCAATCTATACGTCGATAGAAGTTCGGTGATgttattgtaatttattaaaatgactTCAACAAAATATGCTAGTCAGTTTATTGCACATAGTTCCGGTATTAGAGACGAAACACCACAAATGGCAAGAATGATATTTTCAGGTACGCATTGTTTTTtggagtttgtttttgttttagtttgtgtttattttatttatttctcttttgttctctctttttttttcttcttttttttttggggggggggggggggggtgtttgttttgggggattCTTGGGTagcaattatattttaaagtcaaCTTTGATTAAATTTGACATAGGCCTAAGTGTAAAATGCATAGCCACgacaatgatttttaaaaagaaaaacttgtttttgtttttcgtgggggttttttctgcgatatcagtggcgtaggaaggtgttAAAAAGTGGGAggggcacacacacgcacacgcacgcacgcgctaTTTTCTACGCCAGTGGATATGAAAAGTATGCATTTCTATTAGTTTGATGTGAAACAGAACACACGTTTTAGGTTGAATGATTTGAAGGAATGTGTTGATCGAGGGTGTTAAGGGGCAATCCGTTCCGTTCCCTCTAATCCAAAACGACACAATCCTCTCTAAAGTATAATACTAAACTTATTCAAAGGCGCTATCGTTTTCCATTTTACCCATAACACCGGGTTAACATTCTTTGCTATTGTTTACTAAACTAGGATATCACCCGTATGGGATTTCTCACACTGGTTACTGGTGTTGTATATCCCTAAGCGTACTATACAGCGAAGCGCGGGCCTACTGTCCCCATAGTGCTGGAGCAATACCTCATATTCGGGCTAAATTGTACTAACCTcatacctttttaccatgtatttccatcattctaaccTCAAAAtaagttgtaattcatgtacaaattgcagtgattcgtttacaaccctatattATAGCGGTTTGGTAGtgatactaatatgaataaatgttgctattcaaatttgggcattttcgtttaattcgggcaaaatccaGCTTACCCAGCTACAAAAATGGAGCCCGTACTCCTGTGTGTATATTATGCTCAACCAGTTGATGTTTATACATCTGAATGTCATTCCTCACTGCGCGGTAATCCTGCAAATAAAGAACAAACAGagattttcattttattaaataatatcctCGTAATTATTTACTCATGACGAAAGTCCAGTACCGTAATAACAGcaactgttttttaaattttaaactaaGCAGCATAACCCAGcctcgtcccccccccccacccccgcaccCCACCCAACTAGTTACGGCCCTGAACAATCTTAAGACAGCCAGGAGGGAGAGGTCTGTTGTCCCTACTTACACATACTGCAGGTCCGTCCACAGTCGTGTACAGATAAATTAAAAACGAAGAACATATTCAAACACTTGAAATCAATTCAGACATATGTCTTTTGGAAAGGACTATTTTCCTGGGTCAGGTAAATACCAAGGTAAACATGCACATGACATCTCAGTATTTACTTTCACTATGCCCATTACCTGTGTAGTTACACTGACTGGGTCCAGTATGTAAATGTCAAGTCTCGTGGGGACTTGCAGGTGTTGCAGCATGTATGTTATTTTACTGGGGCGATAAGATAATTGAAAACCCACTTAATGCACGTCTAAACGCAGGTTTGTCTGCGCTGTGGGGGTTTTTCAATTGATTAGCCACTCGAATGGGATAACCCGGGTTGGTTTCTACTCATttagaaaaggaatgtttgtctaACGACGCCTCGGTACATATCAAACTATGACTATTTGGTATTAAATTATGACTATTTGgtgtcagaacagaacagaactttatttcactcaaaGCCACCATCCTGTGGCATCAGATgagtacattatatacattatatatacatatacacgcatGCGTTAAGTGACAAgtgtttataacaaacaaataagtaaGATTAAACTATACAAAATGGGTTTTCAGGAAGTAAAGtggttatttataatattaataaattcataAAGCTTTTTTAAGGATGCTGACACGTTTACAGTTAAACAGTTCtctaaatttaattacatttggtctaaTAACATAGTATGGCTTTAGTAATCTTTTTCGTTCCTTGTtaaatttatcacaaataaaaatataatgaaactcatctccgatatcacctatattacataatgtacatgttcTATCTTCTTTTGGAACATTGGACCACCTGCCCTTTTCAATTGGTAAGACATAATTAGATATACGAAATCGGAGAAAAGTCATATAATTTTTCCTGTTAAGTATATTAAAGTAGCTTTCAAATTCTAACAGGTTATTTAaattgaagtttattttgtttaactagagcacactgatttattaatcatcagctattgtcatgtcaaacattttggtattactactaatagtaaaacaaatatagtttcaaatatatatatttcaatttcttttgtccttaaaatgctccatcttttgtattgatgtaaaacacgtgtaaacgtacggccggtataactgctagtcgcagacgtaaacttacgatgttttgagAAATGggcaccaggcgagcgcttttacAACTGAGCTACGTCATCACTGAGATGTCACTGGACCTACCCCATATCCATGAGAAGTGAGCAGCAATACGCGCCGCATCCAATCTGTATGATAGAGCCTTCACAGTCCGTGATTAAACACTGTTGGGAGAAGGTGTTAAACTAACTCTCGTTCTCTGTTTCCCCAGGACCGGACTACGTCCGAGACCAGTGCGTGACGGTCAACACGGATCACAGACAGGTGGGCATCGGCGACCAGTCCAGGGAACTGACCAGCGAGCTCAGCTACCTCTGGAGGGCGGCTCCCAACACACCCTTCCCGCGTTCAAGGGCGAGCCAAGTCGGGGAGATAGGGTGGGGCATCCAGTTCTTCACCGACTGGTCCCTCCAGCAAACAGGCGAACAGATCATGGTGGGTGTACCGTCAGTAGAGGTCTTACGTGGTCTTGGACGTTTTAGAGGTTTTATTTATAGTATATAAGAGGAAAGGGTTGTTGGACAGTCCATAAACATCATATTAACCtttgcaaacaaaaaaacacattaaatttgGGTCCACTCAGTCTTAGAAATGGGTGCAGGATCGGTGGAGGTCATAGTGTTTCGGGGCCCAGGGTGAGAACGTCATTGGGGCCTTTAAAGATTTGCTTTTGAGGACAGCGAAGAGTTGAAAGTTTGGTATGATGGCTGTACAAATTAAGGGGAGGGGGACATTACAAATACATGGGGCCTACCAGTCCTCTGTAAATATAGTATAGTAACATCTACAATTAGGAGAGGGTCTAGTACGCTGGCAACCGTGTGCCTAACCTTTTGTTATTTAAGCAATAAATCTCAATGACAAATCCGTATTccatgatcaaaatcgtatctttgCACAAGGCTGAGTCAACAGGATGTAAGGCAAATCTGTGATTGCTTCCATAATCCATTATCAGGTCACCGATTCAGGTGCTTGTCCTTAGGGAAATCACCATTCCcttaggagatccgtaacaggatatATCATTCCCCCCTGTACCGCCTGTAGGAGGGCCACAagcaaatatgttttcaatcactCAGCGGTTTCTAGCTTAGAAGATATCAATCTGTATATCGTGTGTGTTTTTGACTGTCCTAGGGTCTATACACACGTTCAACACTGTGTCAGGGTGTGCTCGTTTGGCATGCACTAGAATACGAATCTCTCTAGGTTACTGAATGGGTGCAGCAAGGGTCACCGATCAGGACTCTTTGGGTGATCATCAACACAAACATTTACTAGTTTCCGGGCAAGATTCGAAAAGTAACACTTTTTGAGTGGCGGGCGTATTTGGAAGTGAGTATACAAAcagaaatacatttcaaatgGCTAGATGTGAAAATATTACTACTTAAGTAAGAACTATTTACattgcattttctttttcaccGAGGTGTAacgtgggactgaatgtcagtaggGACCGTGGGGCTCGATTGCCAGTCACGTGGTTAACGTTTAGATATTGTGGATGAAGGTTTTCGCTGTAGTCGGTATTTTCTGTTACTATgcaagtgttttattttatcagtaTATAAAATGTCTTATTTCAGATGGGCGAATTCCGTCGAGCGATAGAAGACGTATATACGCACAGACTACAGAATCCACggtaaaacacaattttaaaaatacagataTAAAATTATtccatttaaacaaaaaataaatatacatgtttaaatgaataatactactaataaaataatgttaaaaataagcCACGTGTGTCTGGGGCTTCCATAAATAACAAGACACTGAACGTATCGTTGTCTGAAGATCAGGTATTACACTCTTACTGTCTACTAAACTAGTcctttattagtcccctgccgGGCCAGCCGTGACAAAGATCAGTTAACAGGTATTACACTCTTACTGTCTACTAAACTAGTcctttattagtcccctgccgGGCCAACCGTGACAAAGATCAGTTAACAGGTATTACACTTACTGTCTACTAAACTAGTcctttattagtcccctgccgGGCCAACCGTGACAAAGATCAGTTAACAGGTATTACACTCTTACTGTCTACTAAACTAGTcctttattagtcccctgccgGGCCAACCGTGACAAAGATCAGTTAACAGGTATTACACTCTTACTGTCTACTAAACTAGTcctttattagtcccctgccgGGCCAACCGTGACAAAGATCAGTTAACAGGTATTACACTCTTACTGTCTACTAAACTAGTcctttattagtcccctgccAGGTCAACCGTGACAAAGATCAGTTAACAGGTATTACACTCTTACTGTCTACTAAACTAGTcctttattagtcccctgccgGGCCAGCCGTGACAAAGATCAGTTAACAGGTATTACACTCTTACTGTCTACTAAACTAGTcctttattagtcccctgccgGGCCAGCCGTGACAAAGATCGGTTAACAGGTATTACACTTACTGTCTACTAAACTAGTcctttattagtcccctgccgGGCCAGCCGTGACAAAGATCAGTTAACAGGTATTACACTCTTACTGTCTACTAAACTAGTcctttattagtcccctgccgGGCCAGCCGTGACAAAGATCGGTTAACAGGTATTACACTCTTACTGTCTACTAAACTAGTcctttattagtcccctgccgGGCCAACCGTGACAAAGATCGGTTAACAGGTATTACACTCTTACTGTCTACTAAACTAGTCCgttattagtcccctgccgGGCCAGCCGTGACAAAGATCGGTTAACAGGTATTACACTGACAAAGATCGGTACTGTCTACTAAACTAGTcctttattagtcccctgccgGGCCAGCCGTGACAAAGATCGGTTAACAGGTATTACACTCTTACTGTCTACTAAACTAGTcctttattagtcccctgccgGGCCAGCCGTGACAAAGATCGGTTAACGGGCCAGCCGTGACAAAGATCGGTTAACAGGTATTACACTCTTACTGTCTACTAAACTAGTcctttattagtcccctgccgGGCCAGCCGTGACAAAGATCGGTTAACAGGTATTACACTCTTACTGTCTACTAAACTAGTcctttattagtcccctgccgGTCCAGCCGTGACAAAGATCGGTTAACAGGTATTACACTCTTACTGTCTACTAAACTAGTcctttattagtcccctgccgGGCCAGCCGTGACAAAGATCGGTTAACAGGTATTACACTCTTACTGTCTACTAAACTAGTcctttattagtcccctgccgGGTCAACCGTGACAAAGATCGGTTAACAGGTATTACACTCTTACTGTCTACTAAACTAGTcctttattagtcccctgccgGGCCAACAGTGACAAAGATCAGTTAACAGGTATTACACTCTTACTGTCTACTAAACTAGTcctttattagtcccctgccgGGCCAACCGTGACAAAGATCGGTTAACAGGTATTACACTCTTACTGTCTACTAAACTAGTcctttattagtcccctgccgGGCCAGCCGTGACAAAGATCGGTTAACAGGTATTACACTCTTACTGTCTACTAAACTAGTcctttattagtcccctgccAGTCCAGCCGTGACAAAGATCGGTTAACAGGTATTACACTCTTACTGTCTACTAAACTAGTcctttattagtcccctgccgGGCCAGCCGTGACAAAGATCGGTTAACAGGTATTACACTCTTACTGTCTACTAAACTAGTcctttattagtcccctgccgGGCCAGCCGTGACAAAGATCGGTTAACAGGTATTACACTCTTACTGTCTACTAAACTAGTcctttattagtcccctgccgGGTGACAAAGATCCGTGACAAAGATTAGTCCCCTGCCGGTTAACAGGTATTACACTCTTACTGTCTACTAAACTAGTcctttattagtcccctgccgGGCCAACCGTGACAAAGATCGGTTAACAGGTATTACACTCTTACTGTCTACTAAACTAGTcctttattagtcccctgccgGGCCAACCGTGACAAAGATCAGTTAACAGGTATTACACTCTTACTGTCTACTAAACTAGTCCTTTATTATGTCCGGGCCAACCGTGTCCAGTTAACAGGTATTACACTCTTACTGTCTACTTATAGGTTTCCCTGCCGGGTCCAACCGTGACAAAGATCCGGAGGTTAACAGGTATTACACTCTTACTGTCTACTAAACTAGTCCTTTATTAGTTTAGATGGGGGATGTGTATCCATGGTCCCCTTCCATTGGGCCTTCTCTATC harbors:
- the LOC121378854 gene encoding uncharacterized protein C4orf45 homolog, with product MTSTKYASQFIAHSSGIRDETPQMARMIFSGPDYVRDQCVTVNTDHRQVGIGDQSRELTSELSYLWRAAPNTPFPRSRASQVGEIGWGIQFFTDWSLQQTGEQIMMGEFRRAIEDVYTHRLQNPR